The DNA segment GGTTCGCTAGCAGTAAGCTTATCTACATGAGTTGATTCAATATTTTGGATGCTTTTCTTCCTGTTTAATTTATGGGCAAAACAAGAACAAGGGTTAGTTCATAAAAATAACCAGTGAAGTAAAACTGCATGCAGCTGTTCTATTAACATACTGTCGTTTTGAGGGAACCATGTCATCATCATGAACCTCATCTCTTATCCTATTTGATTCTGGCAGCACATCTTTCACATCTTCATTTGATGCAACTGTTGAAATCTGAGAGGTAGTTGATGACTTAAGTTGATGAGGTGAACAAGCTTCTGCATTgtattattttgtttattaatAAGGTTAAAATATGTCACTTATCACTAAAAAGAGAGTAAAAATCGGTTATAGTTCCTCAATCACCTCCTTTTCCTATTGACAAAGGCTCATCAGCTTTTTCTTCAACTGGTAACACTAGGCCAACAGTTTGCGGAAGATGGAGTTCAGGTTTAGGATGATCATGATGACCAAAGTAAACAATATCTGAAATCTTGCCATCTTGTGAACGTTCCAACTGCTTTTTCACCAGGCAGCTTGGATGGGTACATTTGTAATAGCTTCTAATGAATTCATTTCCTTTGACAAGTTTCTGCCCATACTTTCGCCAATGATATCCATCCTCCGATACTTTTTCGCGTATAATAGGAGATCTTCCTGACTGACCAGATTGCAAGGCACTGGAAATAGTTCCAGGAGTTTGCGGGACTTTACCTGATGTTATGGAGGAAATACTTCCTTCTTTATCCAACTTTGATATATGGAGCCCAACAACAGGATCCTGTAGAGACTTCTCAGATTTAACAGGAGTGACTTCTTCTGGAATTTGTGACTTGTCAATTCCAGTATCATCAATTTGTTGGATCGTGTGTTTACCATTATCTGGGCTCTGCTTTTTATGCAATTCACCAGAAGCAAATGCATCTGGATCTTCTCCTGAAGAAACCATGTGATCTTAAGAAGTTATAACAGAAAGAGAATAAGATTGTCTACGGGTGCTGTTGCTGGCTTGCTGCAATCAACCACAAATTTGAACTAGTCCTAGATGCTGCTGGCATTTCATACCTGAAGAAGCATCAAATGGTTCAAATTTTACTCCCTCTTAAAAAGCATTATTATAATCTACCTATGCAAATAAAAAGTCACCATTCTGAGTTCATGAAAGTTTACAGACATTGTaaaccaaataaaaaagaagCCTTAGAAATGTTTATTTCATATAATGTAATCTTATGAATAACTTTGGCATCTGTAAGTAAGttcatatttattaaattacacTGCATCAGTTTGCTTGTTTCCTGGTTGATCAAAACTTTAGGTATAATCAAGAGCCACTCCAAACAGCTAGCAGGTGGTTTATTTCTAGAGTATTTCATCCAAACCAAGACAAATGATGAGCTTTACTTATCAAGTTCAAATTCAGCACAAGGCAACTCTCAGTTCTTCAAATCAACAAGTCAGATTACATGGTGTCCATAATTGTAACTCTATCAATACGATTAGATCTTTATCATTAAAGCTCAGACCAAAAATTCAGCTGCAAATCTAAAGATCAATTTATTTCAATTTGAATATTGAACTTCTATTTTCTCTATAATTTGGTCACTGTCACCTTAATTTCTTTCTAGTAAATCACCTTACTTGCTTTCTGACAATAACATGGATTGTCAGTTAAACGCACATACATGCTTTTATGTCTTTTGAGTATTACTGATTCCCAAACTTCTATATCCAATTTCCCATGATATTAATTTCACATGTTAAAAGTAAATTTGGGTGTAGTTGATTCTTCATATGACCaaatttatgaaaataaattcaTCTTGGAAATGATTATCCCACTCCAATAGTTTATGTCCACTCAAGTTATTAtcgttaaatttactttttggAGCCAACCGGTTTTGGagtgtaaaataaaaatttcccCATGGATCTTTAGTGACAACCATAAAATAGGCCTGAACCAATATTTGATCAAAATACTGAAACCAGAGACTCCCAATGATCTAATTTTATGGACTTATTTTTTCATCCTAAACCAGAGTATATTTCCAACACAGTAAAAGAGCATTCAGATCGTCTAAGACGTGTAATTTTAAGTACTATGCATCTAATTCAGTAGTTACATCCCCCGCAACCAAGAGGAACACTGaaaaagtgtttttttttaatgccTAGAAAAGTAACAAAAGTAGAGAATTGAAAATCAAAGtgctttttttcttatttttgcaAATGATTCATCTCAGCTAATTAAAGCCAGTGTTAGACTTAAAAATTGAACTACTGTTCGTTTTGTCACATTTCTCAGCAGCCAAACACCATATAGCAGTGACTGGTAGCTCCAAATTCCGGAACTAATAAACAGCGAATCGAAATCAATTAACAGAACAAAACAGTCAGGCCGCAATTATATTAGAAGAATATTTCGAAATCATACTAGAAATTAAGGAAAGAGAAACCGGACATCTATATCTAAAGAAATACCATGAAGAGACGAGTCTACAGCTTCGAGGTTAGAAAGAAAAAACCCCAGAACAGGATGATCAGGTGGACTCGCGTCCATGCTAAATCGGGAGGCGTGGATCACGTCGGAGTCCGATCAAAGCCCCGAACAACTTATGGCTAGTAAAAGATTGGTAGTTTAGCTAAGCGCGAGGATTTCGGGGCTCACAGAAGTGAAATTAAGGTCAAATCCATAATCAGGAAGTgaggagagaaagaaagagaggagaaaaagaagaagaagagcagAGGGAGTGATTGAATGTGGGGAGAAACAGTAGAAGAATAAAATCAGTTTTGTTGGTGTGGTTAAAGAGTAGCGATTGGGTGGTGGGTACTGACATGTCTGTGTGTTTCGTATTGCGTGTGAGACGTTGGATGGGGATCTGCGAATAAGGATCTAATGAAGCTGTAAGATGCCACGAATATAGCGCCGCGGAATTTAACCTTTGCTAAATTACACCCATGCTCCTTTAACGTTTTCTTTACTTTTATTATACCCTTTAAACTTTAAAACCAGAcactagtatttttttttttttaagaaaaataagttTCATTAAACGGAATCGATATACAAagaatgtaaaataaaatttggaggGACAGTACTGCACTCCACAAGTTTTGACAAGGAATGAGACCTAGTTAAAGAATAAGTCACCCTCATTCGCAGAACGATCTATAAATGTGACAGAAATGTC comes from the Euphorbia lathyris chromosome 5, ddEupLath1.1, whole genome shotgun sequence genome and includes:
- the LOC136230364 gene encoding WRKY transcription factor 1, which gives rise to MVSSGEDPDAFASGELHKKQSPDNGKHTIQQIDDTGIDKSQIPEEVTPVKSEKSLQDPVVGLHISKLDKEGSISSITSGKVPQTPGTISSALQSGQSGRSPIIREKVSEDGYHWRKYGQKLVKGNEFIRSYYKCTHPSCLVKKQLERSQDGKISDIVYFGHHDHPKPELHLPQTVGLVLPVEEKADEPLSIGKGEACSPHQLKSSTTSQISTVASNEDVKDVLPESNRIRDEVHDDDMVPSKRQKKSIQNIESTHVDKLTASEPRVVLQTLSEVDIVNDGYRWRKYGQKTVKGNPNPRSYYRCSSPGCPVKKHVERASHDPKVVITSYEGQHDHNMPPSRTITQNASGLNHNGDSGSKPEPTDVVEAKSLSPCGNSNEQLNSSLTGKPKAGDICGSDAATFSNEIQDRKSNAAEGNNATGTGSVVNSSSVSKGRSDEQNDDELRTEMKVNCTACSAQTITPGLESNPNEQHIKNAEPVQS